The following are from one region of the Paenibacillus sp. KS-LC4 genome:
- a CDS encoding carbohydrate ABC transporter permease — protein MKLAMRLRRRVNRSWQVDIVLLLVLGLFGSFMAVPLIYVINNAFKPLDELFIFPPTLFVRNATLENFADLFQVMKNSWVPFSRYIFNTFFITAAGTVGHILLASAAAYPLAKHKFRGHKMLFTVIVLSLMFSPHVTAIPNYMIMSVLGWMDSYQAVIVPAFAYPLGLYLMKQFMEQIPDALLEAAKIDGASEYRIFWQVVMPLVKPAWLTLLILMLQMLWGTDGGSFIYSEQLKTMHYAMGQIIQGGIARAGVGAAVAVIMMVVPIVTFIFSQSNVIQTMASSGMKD, from the coding sequence ATGAAGCTGGCCATGCGTCTGAGAAGAAGAGTGAACCGGTCCTGGCAGGTGGATATAGTGCTGCTCCTTGTACTTGGCCTGTTTGGCTCCTTTATGGCAGTTCCGTTGATCTATGTCATTAATAATGCATTTAAGCCGCTTGATGAGTTGTTTATATTCCCGCCTACGCTGTTTGTCAGAAATGCAACGCTTGAAAATTTCGCGGATTTGTTTCAAGTTATGAAAAATTCGTGGGTTCCATTTTCCAGATACATCTTCAACACCTTTTTTATTACAGCAGCAGGAACGGTAGGACATATTTTACTGGCATCGGCGGCGGCTTACCCGCTGGCCAAGCATAAGTTTCGCGGACACAAAATGCTGTTCACGGTTATTGTGCTTTCGCTGATGTTTTCCCCGCATGTGACGGCAATTCCCAATTATATGATCATGTCCGTGCTGGGGTGGATGGATTCGTACCAAGCTGTAATCGTTCCGGCTTTTGCCTATCCGCTTGGCCTATATTTAATGAAACAATTTATGGAGCAAATACCGGATGCTTTGCTGGAAGCCGCCAAGATCGACGGCGCCAGCGAATACCGAATATTTTGGCAGGTCGTTATGCCGCTCGTCAAGCCTGCCTGGCTGACATTGTTAATCCTGATGCTGCAAATGCTTTGGGGAACCGATGGCGGCAGCTTCATTTACAGCGAACAGCTCAAGACGATGCATTATGCGATGGGACAAATTATTCAAGGCGGTATTGCCCGCGCAGGGGTTGGCGCCGCAGTTGCCGTAATTATGATGGTTGTGCCAATCGTGACGTTTATTTTTTCACAGAGCAATGTCATTCAGACGATGGCTTCGTCTGGGATGAAGGACTAA
- a CDS encoding gluconolactonase yields the protein MIIKRAILLLAAVLLFACLSPKLAYASPYEGYTYSYWGEAVHSPIAYLPSKSITGQQLGIGPWRSPADLFAGLDGHLYVLDSGNGRIVVLDSNWEVVRQIKGFQNNGKQDGFNNPEGLFVTESGHIFVADTENRRVIELDSSGAFVREIFAPKSEVISSNFEYFPRKVIVDKAGRIYVVARGVFEGIIEFDSEGGFTGYMGTNRVRFDPVDLFWKTVSTKEQREKLIRFVPIEFNNVDVDRDGFIFTTTADKQTLAPVKKLNPAGIDVIRLNGNIGPVGDLSSNRSAFIDIDVSGNGVYRTLDSTRGRIFTYNEDGSLLYVFGKLGNQQGTFKNPVAVESYGNRVFVLDRDQGKITEFTATKFGSLVNEANGLYSIGKHDDAAKLWKEVLRLDANYEMAYIGMGKSMLRQGEYRQAMTFLKLGNDRVYYSKALTKYRREFMREHFGIYMTVLIPLILIVIVVRRSMRHRKGELKQDAVSQGG from the coding sequence TTGATAATAAAGCGAGCGATTTTGTTATTGGCTGCTGTGCTGCTCTTCGCCTGCTTAAGTCCGAAGCTGGCTTACGCGTCGCCGTATGAGGGATATACCTATTCCTATTGGGGGGAAGCCGTTCATTCGCCAATCGCGTATCTTCCTTCCAAGTCGATAACGGGTCAGCAATTAGGGATAGGGCCATGGCGTTCTCCAGCTGATCTGTTTGCTGGTCTTGACGGTCATTTGTACGTTCTGGATTCAGGAAACGGGCGAATTGTTGTGCTTGACAGCAACTGGGAGGTTGTCCGTCAAATAAAGGGGTTTCAGAATAATGGAAAGCAGGATGGCTTTAATAATCCAGAAGGCCTCTTCGTGACGGAGAGCGGTCATATTTTTGTGGCGGATACCGAAAATAGGCGCGTGATTGAGCTCGACAGCAGCGGAGCGTTCGTTAGAGAAATTTTTGCGCCAAAGTCGGAGGTCATCAGCAGCAATTTCGAATATTTCCCCCGAAAGGTCATCGTGGATAAAGCCGGCCGCATTTACGTTGTCGCCAGAGGTGTCTTCGAGGGTATTATAGAGTTCGACAGCGAGGGCGGCTTTACCGGATATATGGGGACGAACCGGGTGCGGTTTGATCCTGTGGATTTGTTCTGGAAGACGGTATCGACAAAAGAACAACGGGAAAAGCTGATCCGCTTTGTCCCTATTGAATTTAACAATGTAGATGTGGATCGGGATGGGTTCATCTTCACGACGACAGCCGACAAGCAGACGCTTGCCCCTGTCAAAAAACTGAACCCAGCTGGCATTGACGTCATTCGCTTAAACGGGAATATCGGTCCAGTAGGCGATTTAAGCAGTAATCGCTCCGCCTTCATTGACATTGATGTTAGCGGCAATGGCGTTTACCGAACGCTGGATTCGACTCGGGGCCGGATTTTTACTTATAACGAAGACGGCAGTTTATTATACGTATTTGGCAAGCTGGGCAATCAGCAGGGCACGTTCAAAAATCCGGTTGCGGTTGAAAGCTACGGCAATCGGGTGTTTGTTCTGGATCGTGATCAGGGGAAAATTACCGAGTTTACAGCGACCAAATTCGGAAGTCTCGTGAATGAGGCAAACGGATTATACAGCATAGGCAAGCACGATGATGCAGCAAAGCTGTGGAAGGAAGTGCTCCGGCTCGATGCGAATTATGAAATGGCCTATATTGGCATGGGCAAGTCGATGCTGCGCCAAGGCGAATACAGGCAAGCGATGACTTTTCTGAAGCTGGGCAATGACAGAGTATATTATTCCAAAGCCTTAACGAAATATCGCAGGGAGTTTATGCGCGAGCACTTTGGGATTTATATGACGGTACTGATCCCGCTGATCTTGATCGTTATCGTCGTTCGTCGAAGCATGAGGCACAGAAAGGGGGAGCTGAAACAGGATGCGGTTTCTCAAGGAGGCTAG
- a CDS encoding Yip1 family protein produces MRFLKEARYSLHVAFHPFDGFWDLKYENKGKLRIALVILLAVTVTMILKRQYAGYVVNFNHPLELNSFDELKYIVLPFLLWCVANWSLTTLMDGEGKFQEIVIATGYAMLPLILIYLPNMLLSNVITLREASFYYLLEFAATLWFVWLLFIGTMTVHQYTVTKTIMTMLLTVVVMGVIIFLGLLFFSLIQQIVSFVYTIYQELSLRA; encoded by the coding sequence ATGCGGTTTCTCAAGGAGGCTAGGTACTCGCTGCACGTTGCATTCCATCCCTTTGACGGGTTTTGGGACCTGAAATACGAGAACAAAGGAAAGCTCCGGATCGCGCTTGTCATTTTGCTCGCCGTCACGGTTACGATGATTCTGAAACGCCAGTATGCTGGCTATGTCGTCAACTTTAATCACCCGCTGGAACTAAACAGCTTTGATGAATTAAAGTACATTGTGCTTCCATTCCTCCTATGGTGCGTCGCGAATTGGTCGCTCACTACGCTGATGGATGGAGAGGGGAAATTTCAAGAGATTGTCATCGCTACGGGGTATGCGATGCTTCCTTTGATCTTGATCTATTTGCCCAATATGCTGCTCAGCAATGTAATTACGCTGCGGGAGGCCTCCTTCTATTATTTGCTGGAATTTGCGGCGACGTTATGGTTTGTTTGGCTGCTGTTTATTGGAACGATGACGGTTCATCAATATACGGTTACGAAGACGATTATGACGATGCTGTTAACGGTTGTAGTGATGGGCGTCATTATTTTTCTAGGGCTGCTATTTTTCAGCCTGATCCAGCAAATCGTCAGTTTTGTGTACACGATTTACCAGGAACTTTCATTGCGAGCATAA
- a CDS encoding DUF5696 domain-containing protein: MKRKLVIVMTAAITGCLLIAQGSNFAKYASEVVAAPAPSPTSGPISGPAASSSPFGEISSLPEGMETAAENEFLALYVNAETTEIAVRDKRSQAIWYSNPQNREADPVATGYNKTKLNVQVEISYFDGAGNALKYDNYTHSVQNGQYAIEKAKDGLDIVYTLGEVKSGIEAIPKYISADRFQAVILDKIERSADKREVEKRFKYDEENLRYERRDSSFKGIGLSKVTAIFNQIGYDEEQRAVDKAAYGEASSGSASVRIPLHYRLDGEHLLVSVAAGEIEYPANIKIQTLSLLPFFGASGREDEGYTFVPDGSGSLIHFNNGKTYDAPFRTALYGSDASISRLIKIQKEEAARLPVFGMKYEDRAFVAIIEKGDAAAAVEADVSGRLNDYNTVLPSFTLTNLEEVTLTNGWRSSTVKKFQAEPFDGEMTVRYGFLGTGEASYSGMAAHYRHYLIEQMGLARLPDDGKVPFYVELIGGIPKRKFFLGIPYNAYEPLTTFNQAESILSQMLDRGIGGIKLRYTGWFNGGLSHNLPNSIAVDKKLGGSKGLNELKAYADANGIGLFPDAAFLETAPQADGFNKSSEASRFITGRLAEIYSYRASTFSQEDEREPGYVVSPKSLPRITAGFMDDYGKLQLSGLSLRDLGSELNSDFNRSEVINREEAKEIVKQQLKQMSGSVKELLVEGGNAYSVPYARHIVNAPISSSSFNLTDESVPFFQMVYHGYVYTAGSAWNMADDQDSSYNFLKALETGSSLHYTWFFADSSAIKMTEFDHLYSADYRGWIDEAAQRYGELNNVLRDVQSQAIIDHRALADGVYQTTFENGKVIIVNYNDAVAEVGGITVKAKDYWVGGESQR; this comes from the coding sequence GTGAAGCGGAAGCTTGTGATCGTCATGACGGCAGCCATTACCGGCTGCTTGCTTATAGCTCAAGGCAGCAATTTCGCAAAATATGCGTCAGAGGTTGTAGCTGCTCCTGCACCTTCGCCGACTAGCGGACCAATTAGCGGGCCGGCAGCCTCAAGCAGCCCTTTTGGCGAAATCTCTTCGTTGCCTGAAGGGATGGAAACGGCGGCTGAAAATGAATTTTTAGCCTTGTATGTCAACGCTGAAACGACGGAAATTGCGGTTAGGGACAAGCGAAGCCAAGCGATTTGGTATTCCAATCCGCAAAATCGCGAAGCTGATCCGGTTGCAACTGGCTACAACAAGACGAAGCTGAATGTGCAGGTCGAAATCAGTTATTTTGACGGCGCAGGAAATGCATTGAAATATGATAATTACACCCATAGCGTTCAGAACGGCCAGTATGCCATAGAGAAGGCAAAGGACGGACTGGACATCGTCTATACGCTAGGTGAGGTTAAAAGCGGCATAGAGGCCATTCCTAAATATATTAGCGCGGACCGATTCCAAGCCGTCATTTTGGATAAAATCGAACGGTCGGCGGACAAAAGAGAAGTGGAGAAACGCTTTAAATATGATGAGGAAAACCTGCGTTATGAAAGAAGGGACTCCTCCTTTAAAGGAATCGGATTATCCAAGGTTACCGCAATTTTCAATCAGATCGGCTATGACGAGGAGCAGAGGGCAGTGGATAAGGCGGCGTATGGCGAAGCGTCCTCTGGCAGCGCCAGCGTTCGGATTCCGTTGCATTATCGGCTGGATGGGGAGCATCTGCTCGTGAGCGTTGCGGCGGGCGAGATCGAATATCCGGCTAATATAAAAATTCAGACGCTGTCCCTGCTTCCGTTTTTTGGCGCAAGCGGGCGCGAGGATGAGGGCTATACATTCGTTCCAGATGGGTCGGGTTCGCTAATCCATTTCAACAATGGCAAAACCTACGATGCGCCTTTTCGGACGGCCCTTTACGGCTCCGATGCGTCTATTAGCCGGCTCATCAAAATTCAGAAAGAAGAGGCTGCGCGCTTGCCTGTATTTGGCATGAAATATGAGGATCGGGCATTTGTTGCGATTATTGAGAAGGGTGATGCAGCCGCCGCGGTCGAAGCGGACGTTAGCGGCAGGCTGAACGATTACAACACCGTGCTCCCCAGCTTTACGCTGACTAATTTGGAGGAGGTTACCTTAACGAACGGGTGGCGCTCCAGTACGGTCAAAAAATTTCAAGCGGAGCCCTTTGATGGGGAAATGACCGTTCGTTATGGCTTTCTCGGCACGGGGGAGGCCAGCTATTCGGGCATGGCGGCGCATTACCGTCATTATTTGATCGAGCAAATGGGTCTAGCAAGGCTGCCCGATGATGGGAAGGTTCCGTTCTATGTTGAGCTGATTGGCGGCATACCGAAGAGGAAATTTTTCTTGGGCATTCCTTATAACGCCTATGAGCCGCTTACGACGTTCAATCAGGCGGAGTCTATTTTGAGCCAAATGCTGGATAGGGGAATCGGCGGCATTAAGCTGCGTTATACGGGTTGGTTTAACGGGGGGCTAAGCCATAATCTTCCCAATTCGATTGCTGTTGACAAAAAGCTTGGCGGAAGCAAGGGCTTAAACGAGCTAAAGGCATATGCCGATGCGAACGGTATAGGATTGTTTCCTGATGCGGCCTTTCTTGAGACAGCACCGCAAGCGGATGGATTCAATAAGTCGAGCGAAGCCTCCCGATTTATTACGGGCCGACTGGCGGAAATTTATTCTTATAGAGCGTCCACCTTCAGTCAAGAGGATGAACGCGAGCCTGGTTATGTAGTGAGCCCGAAATCGCTGCCGCGCATAACAGCTGGATTTATGGACGATTATGGGAAGCTCCAGCTCTCGGGACTGTCTCTGCGCGATCTTGGCAGCGAGCTGAATTCCGATTTCAATCGTTCCGAGGTCATTAATCGCGAGGAAGCGAAAGAGATCGTCAAGCAGCAGCTGAAGCAAATGAGCGGCTCTGTCAAGGAGCTGCTGGTGGAGGGCGGAAATGCCTATTCTGTGCCCTATGCGCGGCATATTGTTAATGCGCCGATATCGAGCAGCAGCTTTAATCTGACGGATGAAAGCGTTCCGTTTTTTCAAATGGTTTATCACGGCTACGTTTATACCGCTGGTAGCGCTTGGAATATGGCCGATGATCAGGACTCCTCCTACAACTTTCTGAAGGCGCTGGAAACGGGCTCTTCTTTGCATTACACATGGTTTTTTGCTGATTCCTCCGCGATCAAAATGACGGAATTCGACCATTTGTATTCCGCCGATTATCGGGGCTGGATTGACGAAGCGGCGCAGAGGTATGGCGAGCTGAATAACGTTCTCCGCGATGTGCAGTCTCAAGCAATTATTGATCATCGGGCACTGGCAGATGGAGTGTACCAGACTACTTTTGAAAATGGGAAAGTCATTATCGTCAATTATAACGATGCTGTGGCTGAAGTGGGCGGAATTACAGTTAAGGCAAAGGACTATTGGGTGGGAGGTGAATCTCAGCGATGA
- a CDS encoding sugar ABC transporter permease, whose translation MRFRKLSLEQKNRYYGLYFILPWFAGFLFLFIVPLLSSLRYSFSNLQVTNDGFSLDFIGLSNYREALLSHESYVRILTESVVDIAVNTPLIIIFSLFFAVLLNQRFRGRVLARAIFFLPVILASGIIASIENGDLMQSVVRSANDTAGGGLSIMKNLELAVLLIESGVSMTFVQYLTGAVSRIYEIISQSGVQIVIFLAGLQSISPSLYEAAKIEGSTGYEAFWKITFPMISPLILTNLVYTIIDSFISDETSRLVVDTAFKSYNFGLSAAMAWLYFVIIALVLWITTSIVSRKVFYQD comes from the coding sequence ATGAGGTTCAGGAAGCTTTCGCTTGAGCAAAAAAACAGATATTACGGGCTGTATTTCATTCTTCCCTGGTTTGCAGGCTTTTTGTTCCTGTTTATCGTGCCGCTGCTGTCATCGCTTCGCTACAGCTTTAGCAATCTGCAAGTCACGAATGACGGCTTTAGCTTGGATTTTATCGGGCTGTCCAATTATCGGGAAGCCTTGTTGTCACATGAATCGTACGTCAGAATATTGACGGAATCGGTTGTGGATATTGCAGTCAACACACCGCTTATTATTATATTCAGCTTGTTTTTTGCGGTGCTGCTTAATCAGAGATTTAGAGGACGGGTGCTGGCCCGGGCCATTTTCTTCCTGCCCGTTATTTTGGCATCGGGCATTATTGCCAGCATTGAGAACGGGGATTTGATGCAATCCGTCGTGCGAAGCGCAAACGATACAGCAGGCGGAGGCCTGTCCATCATGAAAAATTTAGAGCTCGCCGTCCTGCTCATCGAATCAGGTGTAAGTATGACCTTTGTACAGTATTTGACAGGTGCCGTCAGTCGAATTTATGAGATTATCAGCCAATCGGGTGTCCAAATTGTTATTTTCCTGGCCGGTTTGCAGTCGATTTCTCCTTCATTGTATGAGGCGGCCAAGATCGAGGGCTCCACTGGCTACGAAGCGTTCTGGAAAATTACGTTTCCGATGATCAGCCCGTTAATATTGACGAATCTCGTTTATACGATAATCGACAGCTTTATCAGTGATGAAACAAGCCGACTTGTCGTGGATACAGCGTTCAAAAGCTATAATTTTGGCCTTAGCGCAGCTATGGCATGGCTGTATTTTGTTATCATTGCGCTTGTGCTGTGGATTACGACGTCCATTGTTTCACGAAAGGTTTTTTATCAAGATTAG
- a CDS encoding carbohydrate ABC transporter permease, translated as MKKEIAEVGQPMKDELLHRMASAAYWLEFAKKWLWITVRFVLIFGIAFVIIYPILLKLSIAFKSMDDLYDSTVIWVPHTLTLDNFKLVFQAMNYPQVLLNTLLLSSAVMLLQTATCVLAGYGFARVKFRGSGLLFAGVIFTILVPAQTMMVPLYLQFKNFDLFGLIKLIQGEPANLINTYWPFIISAALGMGVKTGLYVYIFRQFFKGIPREIEEAAYVDGAGYFTTFRRVILPNAVPSMVAVMLFSFVWQWNDSFFTNMYLNEPKVMSSMMASSGYAIATFLSGGGQAETASYVQDPFFMSMMMNTSVLMAILPLIILYLFVQRHFVESVERSGLVG; from the coding sequence ATGAAGAAGGAAATCGCTGAGGTGGGGCAGCCAATGAAAGATGAATTATTGCACCGCATGGCGTCGGCTGCCTATTGGCTGGAATTTGCGAAAAAATGGCTGTGGATAACCGTCCGATTCGTGCTCATATTCGGCATAGCGTTTGTCATCATCTATCCGATTTTATTGAAGCTGTCGATTGCCTTCAAAAGCATGGATGATTTATATGACTCCACGGTCATTTGGGTGCCGCATACGCTGACGCTCGACAATTTTAAGCTCGTATTCCAAGCGATGAACTATCCGCAAGTGCTGCTCAATACGCTGCTGCTGTCTTCTGCGGTCATGCTGCTGCAGACGGCGACCTGCGTGCTTGCCGGCTATGGCTTTGCGAGAGTGAAGTTCAGGGGAAGCGGCCTTTTGTTCGCAGGCGTTATTTTTACGATTTTGGTGCCTGCCCAAACGATGATGGTTCCGCTTTATTTACAGTTTAAAAATTTCGATCTATTCGGGCTGATTAAGCTGATTCAGGGCGAGCCCGCCAATCTGATAAACACCTACTGGCCATTTATAATTTCGGCAGCGCTGGGCATGGGGGTAAAGACGGGTTTATATGTGTATATTTTTCGCCAGTTTTTCAAAGGAATCCCGCGAGAGATTGAAGAAGCCGCCTATGTGGATGGAGCCGGGTACTTTACAACGTTTAGAAGAGTCATCCTGCCTAATGCGGTGCCGTCCATGGTGGCCGTCATGCTGTTCTCCTTCGTCTGGCAATGGAATGATTCTTTCTTTACGAACATGTATTTGAATGAGCCAAAGGTTATGTCGTCGATGATGGCATCTTCCGGCTATGCCATTGCTACATTCCTTAGCGGAGGCGGGCAGGCGGAAACCGCTTCCTACGTTCAAGATCCATTTTTTATGTCTATGATGATGAATACGAGCGTCCTGATGGCTATACTGCCGTTGATTATTTTATATTTGTTTGTGCAAAGGCATTTTGTAGAGAGTGTCGAACGATCAGGCTTGGTCGGATAG